A section of the Candidatus Latescibacterota bacterium genome encodes:
- a CDS encoding tetratricopeptide repeat protein codes for MRRPALRRALRGFGAGGAALGVALVLATSGCGGGELESHLSKGRSLFAHKHYEEAQLEGLYVLLREPENEEALSLVARSLLAQDRDGEAESYFHTLAEKSPLHAMEAAELYDTRAREDYTSGQKSRAARRWLIALRFEPMLDLGPYAFYMADRSYEERDWRQSAALYGRALSVYADSSAVKQSLYPYAVSLHKLERDQEAMDVLGPFITRYPRHRDRHEAIWLYQEILIDQARAANGRMDYDAAVEYLRRALRFDENPPMTAEALLELGGSYENLQDYDAAASCYRRVIDTSNTQTGRIYDTAIERLARMEKARLR; via the coding sequence ATGCGCCGACCCGCGCTGCGGCGGGCGCTCCGGGGCTTCGGCGCCGGCGGCGCGGCGCTGGGCGTCGCCCTGGTCCTGGCCACGTCCGGGTGCGGGGGCGGCGAGCTGGAGTCGCACCTGTCGAAGGGACGCAGTCTCTTCGCGCACAAGCACTACGAGGAGGCGCAGCTCGAAGGGCTCTACGTGCTCCTGCGCGAGCCCGAGAACGAGGAGGCGCTCTCCCTGGTGGCGAGGAGCCTCCTGGCCCAGGACCGCGACGGCGAGGCCGAGAGCTACTTCCACACGCTGGCGGAGAAGAGCCCGCTGCACGCCATGGAGGCGGCGGAACTCTACGACACCCGCGCCAGGGAGGACTACACCTCCGGGCAGAAGAGCCGCGCCGCCCGCCGCTGGCTGATCGCCCTGCGCTTCGAGCCCATGCTCGATCTTGGCCCGTACGCGTTCTACATGGCGGACCGCTCCTACGAGGAGCGCGACTGGCGCCAGTCGGCGGCGCTCTACGGGCGCGCGCTCAGCGTCTACGCCGACTCGAGCGCCGTGAAGCAATCGCTCTACCCCTACGCGGTGAGCCTGCACAAGCTGGAGCGGGACCAGGAGGCCATGGACGTCCTCGGGCCCTTCATCACGCGCTACCCGCGCCACCGCGATCGGCACGAGGCGATCTGGCTCTATCAGGAGATCCTCATCGACCAGGCGCGCGCGGCGAACGGCCGCATGGACTACGACGCCGCCGTGGAGTATCTTCGCCGGGCCCTGCGCTTCGACGAGAACCCGCCGATGACGGCGGAAGCGCTGCTGGAACTCGGCGGCAGCTACGAGAATCTACAGGACTACGACGCGGCCGCGTCCTGCTACCGGCGCGTCATCGACACGAGCAACACGCAGACGGGCCGGATCTACGACACGGCCATCGAACGGTTGGCTAGAATGGAGAAGGCGAGGTTGCGGTGA